The following are from one region of the Hippocampus zosterae strain Florida chromosome 9, ASM2543408v3, whole genome shotgun sequence genome:
- the prdm2b gene encoding PR domain zinc finger protein 2 isoform X2: MWDGEEGVKEEDERPLTQGPSKVTPTEMTDHRDVQDMSVDMMDGANEEEEEEEEEDANNLLASVEAQQQIAQRQPHVSLGEMERSQSPSSPPQRQEQEADTDPDFDPLLDGDPHGDSFPCPHCERHFSTRQGLERHIHIHAVTGQQTQLFKCRYCSKSFGSQVGRRRHERRHESGAKKKPGSLAGTAHLLSPAAQTDISSPDCTSPTSHHAAVGSQLTGGPAHYAEAPRKESGSQADPPFILDESGASKELHPCKYCNKAFGTHTNMRRHQRRIHERHLLPKGVRRKGMLLQEASEPPRPDASPNASPALVYLPSADTEDEADRDDYVVDISQNISENLSFYIDGKIVSTGTVSSCEVIEVDTRSAALFGLDTVIISPGQLSQALKAEARAGSVKQVSNFCPPSSKRRTLTPPLVPGLKIEAETVSFTTSSSSAAASSPNLLVGGLIQQAADSSGFQREKTVYLSPKLKQLLQTQDVQKSITLITESQRLASPLSVTPLQGPSGRFKRRTASPPSASQLSPPSRAEACKAEALSSYALKVPRLDNLDSLEKDDAAALNPYGSNPAQSSSGNGGAACNQQPLDLSNTVSKRSDTPNKVLNDAALDLSLHRKPVADPDLKGSAAPQLQVKKRKPNTSMLEKVLMNEYVGLPLATDEGPSLPANVAFQPQSPNVESDHPSPPSLTPVTMNPSSPGASSVTSATPPPPVLPTMPSPPAVANSPLSRPADSSAQRPLPVLSPKMSPQLPSEEAQSVFAGDDKDEEEQHHSETLDSPNTPLRDPLDHSAPPESPPVGLSVAQDVSPTEASGSLPNGPTNRDLNSGTPKSENSDSAALSPQPESLPTPPSPPVSRDPVPLLLPQSLPPAKIKEERENCTDEPSVTNHVPRDNVDASPPPFEKINSTYSKTFVCNVCESPFNSMKELSGHIAEHASDWPFKCEFCVQLFGDADALLAHRTTLHGVGTIFVCSACSKEFAFLCNLQQHQNDLHPNDACTHTSVESGKLRPQNYTDPSRAKEEIGVSTPARDTPEEGPKENDATPAKEEPDGNGDPANDGAEDPNEELYTTIKIMASEGGKPKGPDVRLGQNQHYPSYKPPPFSYHSRSHAGSMASATNFTTHNIPQTFTTAIRCTKCGNSFDNMPELHQHILACANASDKKRYTPKKNPVPLKQIVKSPNGVASPSAGQSAFRRMGQPKRLNFNQDLSKTKMSALSKKKNQLVQKAISQKNKAATSAKKAAVKVEEEQTTVCPHCSREFTYQASLSKHMAVSCPMKPAAKKGKKTLEDKRKVGVAGADKNTRKKESEAAQTEPELKPLGKTRARSSGAAELTEPPQTTKGKSMQKRPAPDPAPVPGKKAKNQAQVSPTHSPGDAATQKQPVRMQRMGKALPKRLAEPKSVSPPQPKKEERFSLRMRERLGGPVTRSSQMAAPAAEAKSEDAPAPELKDAPEMPMK; the protein is encoded by the exons ATGTGGGATGGGGAAGAAG GTgtgaaggaggaggatgagagGCCGTTAACACAAGGACCATCCAAAGTCACGCCCACAGAAATGACTGACCACAGAGATGTGCAGGACATGTCAGTCGACATGATGGATGGGGCaaacgaggaagaggaggaggaggaggaagaggatgcaAATAATTTGCTTGCTTCCGTCGAAGCACAGCAGCAAATAGCCCAGCGGCAGCCCCACGTGTCCCTCGGAGAGATGGAAAGAAGCCAGTCGCCGTCTTCGCCGCCCCAAAGGCAAGAACAAGAGGCCGACACCGATCCCGACTTCGACCCCTTGCTCGATGGGGATCCCCACGGAGATTCGTTTCCCTGTCCGCACTGCGAACGGCACTTCTCCACCAGGCAGGGTCTGGAGCGTCACATCCACATTCACGCCGTCACCGGCCAGCAAACGCAACTCTTCAAGTGTCGGTACTGTAGCAAGTCCTTTGGATCGCAGGTGGGTCGGCGGCGCCACGAGAGGAGACACGAGAGCGGCGCCAAGAAGAAGCCCGGCTCCTTGGCCGGAACCGCTCATCTGCTCAGCCCCGCGGCGCAGACGGACATTTCCAGTCCCGACTGCACCAGCCCTACGAGTCACCATGCTGCCGTGGGGTCGCAGCTTACTGGAGGACCCGCACACTACGCCGAGGCGCCGAGGAAGGAGTCGGGGTCTCAAGCCGACCCTCCGTTCATTTTAGACGAAAGCGGGGCATCCAAAGAGCTTCATCCCTGCAAGTACTGTAACAAAGCGTTTGGCACACACACCAACATGCGACGGCACCAGCGCAGAATACATGAGCGACACTTGTTACCAAAGGGCGTTCGGCGGAAAGGCATGCTGCTGCAGGAGGCATCGGAGCCGCCGCGACCCGACGCGTCGCCCAACGCCAGCCCCGCCCTCGTGTACTTACCGAGCGCCGACACAGAAGACGAGGCTGACCGGGACGATTACGTTGTGGACATATCCCAAAACATCTCGGAGAACTTGAGTTTCTACATTGACGGCAAAATAGTGTCCACCGGCACGGTGAGCAGCTGCGAGGTCATCGAGGTGGACACTCGATCGGCTGCCCTGTTTGGTCTGGACACCGTCATCATCAGCCCCGGTCAGCTTAGTCAGGCGCTTAAAGCGGAGGCCCGAGCCGGCAGCGTCAAGCAAGTGTCCAACTTCTGTCCGCCGTCGTCCAAAAGAAGAACGCTGACGCCACCTCTTGTTCCCGGCCTCAAAATCGAGGCGGAAACGGTATCGTTCACTACCTCGTCGTCATCCGCGGCGGCGTCCTCGCCGAACTTGCTAGTTGGCGGCCTGATCCAGCAAGCGGCGGATTCGTCGGGATTTCAACGGGAGAAAACTGTTTATCTGTCCCCGAAGCTCAAGCAGCTCCTCCAGACACAAGACGTTCAGAAGTCCATCACGCTCATAACAGAAAGCCAGAGGCTGGCGTCGCCGCTTTCCGTCACGCCGTTGCAAGGCCCCTCGGGTCGCTTTAAACGGCGAACGGCCTCGCCGCCGTCGGCGTCGCAGCTTAGTCCGCCGTCTCGAGCGGAGGCTTGTAAGGCCGAGGCTTTGAGCTCGTACGCTCTCAAGGTGCCGAGACTGGACAACCTCGACTCGTTGGAGAAGGATGACGCCGCGGCCTTGAACCCTTACGGAAGCAACCCTGCCCAAAGCTCCTCTGGCAACGGAGGCGCCGCTTGCAATCAACAACCATTGGACCTGTCAAACACTGTCAGTAAAAGAAGCGACACCCCCAACAAGGTTCTCAACGATGCCGCGCTTGATCTGAGCTTGCATCGGAAGCCTGTTGCCGACCCGGACTTGAAGGGAAGCGCGGCGCCGCAGCTGCAAGTGAAAAAGAGGAAGCCAAACACCAGCATGCTTGAAAAGGTGTTGATGAACGAGTATGTGGGTTTGCCCTTAGCGACAGACGAGGGACCCTCGCTGCCCGCCAACGTCGCTTTTCAACCACAGTCTCCCAATGTTGAGTCGGACCACCCCTCCCCTCCATCCTTAACCCCCGTCACAATGAACCCCTCCTCACCCGGCGCCTCCAGTGTGACGTCCGCAACGCCGCCACCCCCCGTGCTCCCCACCAtgccctcgccgccggccgtAGCCAACTCTCCGCTCTCCCGGCCCGCGGACTCCTCAGCCCAGCGGCCTCTTCCTGTCCTATCTCCAAAGATGTCGCCGCAGCTCCCGTCGGAAGAAGCGCAGAGTGTATTCGCCGGTGACGACAAAGACGAAGAAGAGCAGCATCACTCTGAGACACTGGACTCCCCAAACACTCCGCTCCGGGATCCCCTCGATCATTCCGCACCTCCCGAGTCTCCTCCAGTCGGCCTGTCCGTTGCACAAGACGTTTCTCCGACTGAGGCAAGCGGGAGCCTGCCCAACGGTCCAACGAACCGAGACCTCAACTCGGGAACTCCAAAGTCTGAAAACTCAGACTCGGCTGCTCTCTCGCCCCAGCCGGAGTCTTTGCCGacacccccctctccccccgtgTCACGTGACCCGGTCCCATTGCTGCTTCCGCAAAGCCTTCCACCTGCAAAGATAAAAGAGGAGCGTGAGAATTGCACAGATGAGCCCTCTGTCACAAACCACGTGCCTCGGGATAATGTTGACGCTTCACCTCCGCCTTTCGAAAAAATCAACTCTACTTACTCCAAGACTTTTGTTTGCAACGTGTGCGAGAGCCCGTTCAACTCCATGAAGGAGCTCAGCGGGCATATCGCTGAGCACGCGTCGGATTGGCCCTTCAAGTGCGAGTTCTGCGTGCAGTTATTTGGCGACGCGGACGCCCTTCTCGCCCACCGGACCACGCTGCACGGGGTGGGCACCATCTTCGTGTGTTCTGCGTGTTCCAAGGAGTTTGCCTTTCTCTGCAATTTGCAACAGCACCAAAACGATCTGCATCCAAATGACGCCTGCACACATACCTCCGTGGAGAGCGGTAAACTCAGGCCGCAAAATTACACCGATCCATCCCGAGCCAAAGAAGAAATCGGCGTCTCCACGCCAGCTCGAGACACCCCCGAGGAAGGGCCAAAAGAAAATGACGCGACGCCTGCAAAGGAAGAGCCGGACGGGAATGGCGATCCGGCGAATGACGGCGCGGAGGATCCTAATGAGGAGCTCTACACCACCATAAAGATCATGGCCTCCGAAGGCGGAAAGCCCAAAGGCCCCGACGTCCGACTGGGTCAGAACCAGCATTACCCCAGTTACAAGCCTCCCCCCTTTTCCTATCACAGCCGTTCGCACGCCGGCTCCATGGCCTCCGCGACCAACTTCACCACACACAACATACCCCAGACGTTCACCACCGCCATCCGCTGCACCAAGTGCGGCAACAGCTTTGACAACATGCCGGAGCTGCACCAGCACATTTTGGCCTGCGCCAATGCCAGCGACAAAAAGCGCTACACTCCCAAAAAGAACCCCGTCCCGCTCAAGCAAATAGTCAAGTCTCCCAATGGGGTCGCGTCACCGTCAGCGGGCCAGAGTGCCTTCCGAAGAATGGGCCAGCCAAAGAGACTTAATTTTAATCAGGacctgagcaaaacaaaaatgagtgcCCTCAGTAAGAAGAAAAACCAGCTTGTCCAGAAGGCCATTTCGCAAAAGAATAAAGCCGCCACCTCGGCTAAGAAGGCCGCCGTTAAAGTCGAAGAGGAGCAAACTACCGTTTGCCCCCACTGCAGCCGGGAGTTTACTTATCAAGCCAGTCTCAGCAAGCACATGGCCGTCAGCTGCCCCATGAAGCCCGCCGCCAAAAAGGGCAAGAAAACACTTGAGGACAAGAGGAAAGTcggcgtggccggcgcggataAAAATACCAGGAAGAAAGAAAGTGAAGCGGCACAAACGGAGCCGGAACTAAAACCCCTCGGAAAAACGAGAGCTCGTAGTTCCGGTGCGGCGGAGCTAACCGAACCACCGCAGACCACTAAAGGCAAAAGTATGCAGAAGAGGCCCGCTCCGGACCCGGCGCCTGTCCCCGGAAAAAAAGCCAAGAACCAGGCTCAGGTGTCACCCACGCACTCGCCGGGTGACGCCGCGACACAAAAGCAACCTGTAAGGATGCAGCGGATGGGCAAAGCGTTGCCCAAGAGGTTAGCAGAGCCCAAATCGGTGTCACCGCCGCAACCCAAGAAAGAAGAGCGCTTCTCCCTTCGAATGAGGGAAAGGCTCGGCGGTCCAGTCACCAGGAGCTCGCAGATGGCAGCCCCCGCTGCCGAGGCCAAATCGGAGGACGCGCCGGCGCCTGAGCTGAAAGACGCTCCG GAGATGCCGATGAAGTAA
- the prdm2b gene encoding PR domain zinc finger protein 2 isoform X1, producing the protein MLREARRLARDTSVHGSRWQKKAVRAVWADSQKTSGDKSAEMWDGEEGVKEEDERPLTQGPSKVTPTEMTDHRDVQDMSVDMMDGANEEEEEEEEEDANNLLASVEAQQQIAQRQPHVSLGEMERSQSPSSPPQRQEQEADTDPDFDPLLDGDPHGDSFPCPHCERHFSTRQGLERHIHIHAVTGQQTQLFKCRYCSKSFGSQVGRRRHERRHESGAKKKPGSLAGTAHLLSPAAQTDISSPDCTSPTSHHAAVGSQLTGGPAHYAEAPRKESGSQADPPFILDESGASKELHPCKYCNKAFGTHTNMRRHQRRIHERHLLPKGVRRKGMLLQEASEPPRPDASPNASPALVYLPSADTEDEADRDDYVVDISQNISENLSFYIDGKIVSTGTVSSCEVIEVDTRSAALFGLDTVIISPGQLSQALKAEARAGSVKQVSNFCPPSSKRRTLTPPLVPGLKIEAETVSFTTSSSSAAASSPNLLVGGLIQQAADSSGFQREKTVYLSPKLKQLLQTQDVQKSITLITESQRLASPLSVTPLQGPSGRFKRRTASPPSASQLSPPSRAEACKAEALSSYALKVPRLDNLDSLEKDDAAALNPYGSNPAQSSSGNGGAACNQQPLDLSNTVSKRSDTPNKVLNDAALDLSLHRKPVADPDLKGSAAPQLQVKKRKPNTSMLEKVLMNEYVGLPLATDEGPSLPANVAFQPQSPNVESDHPSPPSLTPVTMNPSSPGASSVTSATPPPPVLPTMPSPPAVANSPLSRPADSSAQRPLPVLSPKMSPQLPSEEAQSVFAGDDKDEEEQHHSETLDSPNTPLRDPLDHSAPPESPPVGLSVAQDVSPTEASGSLPNGPTNRDLNSGTPKSENSDSAALSPQPESLPTPPSPPVSRDPVPLLLPQSLPPAKIKEERENCTDEPSVTNHVPRDNVDASPPPFEKINSTYSKTFVCNVCESPFNSMKELSGHIAEHASDWPFKCEFCVQLFGDADALLAHRTTLHGVGTIFVCSACSKEFAFLCNLQQHQNDLHPNDACTHTSVESGKLRPQNYTDPSRAKEEIGVSTPARDTPEEGPKENDATPAKEEPDGNGDPANDGAEDPNEELYTTIKIMASEGGKPKGPDVRLGQNQHYPSYKPPPFSYHSRSHAGSMASATNFTTHNIPQTFTTAIRCTKCGNSFDNMPELHQHILACANASDKKRYTPKKNPVPLKQIVKSPNGVASPSAGQSAFRRMGQPKRLNFNQDLSKTKMSALSKKKNQLVQKAISQKNKAATSAKKAAVKVEEEQTTVCPHCSREFTYQASLSKHMAVSCPMKPAAKKGKKTLEDKRKVGVAGADKNTRKKESEAAQTEPELKPLGKTRARSSGAAELTEPPQTTKGKSMQKRPAPDPAPVPGKKAKNQAQVSPTHSPGDAATQKQPVRMQRMGKALPKRLAEPKSVSPPQPKKEERFSLRMRERLGGPVTRSSQMAAPAAEAKSEDAPAPELKDAPEMPMK; encoded by the exons GCAGAAGAAAGCTGTTAGAGCTGTTTGGGCCGACTCGCAGAAAACAAGTGGAGACAAATCTGCGGAGATGTGGGATGGGGAAGAAG GTgtgaaggaggaggatgagagGCCGTTAACACAAGGACCATCCAAAGTCACGCCCACAGAAATGACTGACCACAGAGATGTGCAGGACATGTCAGTCGACATGATGGATGGGGCaaacgaggaagaggaggaggaggaggaagaggatgcaAATAATTTGCTTGCTTCCGTCGAAGCACAGCAGCAAATAGCCCAGCGGCAGCCCCACGTGTCCCTCGGAGAGATGGAAAGAAGCCAGTCGCCGTCTTCGCCGCCCCAAAGGCAAGAACAAGAGGCCGACACCGATCCCGACTTCGACCCCTTGCTCGATGGGGATCCCCACGGAGATTCGTTTCCCTGTCCGCACTGCGAACGGCACTTCTCCACCAGGCAGGGTCTGGAGCGTCACATCCACATTCACGCCGTCACCGGCCAGCAAACGCAACTCTTCAAGTGTCGGTACTGTAGCAAGTCCTTTGGATCGCAGGTGGGTCGGCGGCGCCACGAGAGGAGACACGAGAGCGGCGCCAAGAAGAAGCCCGGCTCCTTGGCCGGAACCGCTCATCTGCTCAGCCCCGCGGCGCAGACGGACATTTCCAGTCCCGACTGCACCAGCCCTACGAGTCACCATGCTGCCGTGGGGTCGCAGCTTACTGGAGGACCCGCACACTACGCCGAGGCGCCGAGGAAGGAGTCGGGGTCTCAAGCCGACCCTCCGTTCATTTTAGACGAAAGCGGGGCATCCAAAGAGCTTCATCCCTGCAAGTACTGTAACAAAGCGTTTGGCACACACACCAACATGCGACGGCACCAGCGCAGAATACATGAGCGACACTTGTTACCAAAGGGCGTTCGGCGGAAAGGCATGCTGCTGCAGGAGGCATCGGAGCCGCCGCGACCCGACGCGTCGCCCAACGCCAGCCCCGCCCTCGTGTACTTACCGAGCGCCGACACAGAAGACGAGGCTGACCGGGACGATTACGTTGTGGACATATCCCAAAACATCTCGGAGAACTTGAGTTTCTACATTGACGGCAAAATAGTGTCCACCGGCACGGTGAGCAGCTGCGAGGTCATCGAGGTGGACACTCGATCGGCTGCCCTGTTTGGTCTGGACACCGTCATCATCAGCCCCGGTCAGCTTAGTCAGGCGCTTAAAGCGGAGGCCCGAGCCGGCAGCGTCAAGCAAGTGTCCAACTTCTGTCCGCCGTCGTCCAAAAGAAGAACGCTGACGCCACCTCTTGTTCCCGGCCTCAAAATCGAGGCGGAAACGGTATCGTTCACTACCTCGTCGTCATCCGCGGCGGCGTCCTCGCCGAACTTGCTAGTTGGCGGCCTGATCCAGCAAGCGGCGGATTCGTCGGGATTTCAACGGGAGAAAACTGTTTATCTGTCCCCGAAGCTCAAGCAGCTCCTCCAGACACAAGACGTTCAGAAGTCCATCACGCTCATAACAGAAAGCCAGAGGCTGGCGTCGCCGCTTTCCGTCACGCCGTTGCAAGGCCCCTCGGGTCGCTTTAAACGGCGAACGGCCTCGCCGCCGTCGGCGTCGCAGCTTAGTCCGCCGTCTCGAGCGGAGGCTTGTAAGGCCGAGGCTTTGAGCTCGTACGCTCTCAAGGTGCCGAGACTGGACAACCTCGACTCGTTGGAGAAGGATGACGCCGCGGCCTTGAACCCTTACGGAAGCAACCCTGCCCAAAGCTCCTCTGGCAACGGAGGCGCCGCTTGCAATCAACAACCATTGGACCTGTCAAACACTGTCAGTAAAAGAAGCGACACCCCCAACAAGGTTCTCAACGATGCCGCGCTTGATCTGAGCTTGCATCGGAAGCCTGTTGCCGACCCGGACTTGAAGGGAAGCGCGGCGCCGCAGCTGCAAGTGAAAAAGAGGAAGCCAAACACCAGCATGCTTGAAAAGGTGTTGATGAACGAGTATGTGGGTTTGCCCTTAGCGACAGACGAGGGACCCTCGCTGCCCGCCAACGTCGCTTTTCAACCACAGTCTCCCAATGTTGAGTCGGACCACCCCTCCCCTCCATCCTTAACCCCCGTCACAATGAACCCCTCCTCACCCGGCGCCTCCAGTGTGACGTCCGCAACGCCGCCACCCCCCGTGCTCCCCACCAtgccctcgccgccggccgtAGCCAACTCTCCGCTCTCCCGGCCCGCGGACTCCTCAGCCCAGCGGCCTCTTCCTGTCCTATCTCCAAAGATGTCGCCGCAGCTCCCGTCGGAAGAAGCGCAGAGTGTATTCGCCGGTGACGACAAAGACGAAGAAGAGCAGCATCACTCTGAGACACTGGACTCCCCAAACACTCCGCTCCGGGATCCCCTCGATCATTCCGCACCTCCCGAGTCTCCTCCAGTCGGCCTGTCCGTTGCACAAGACGTTTCTCCGACTGAGGCAAGCGGGAGCCTGCCCAACGGTCCAACGAACCGAGACCTCAACTCGGGAACTCCAAAGTCTGAAAACTCAGACTCGGCTGCTCTCTCGCCCCAGCCGGAGTCTTTGCCGacacccccctctccccccgtgTCACGTGACCCGGTCCCATTGCTGCTTCCGCAAAGCCTTCCACCTGCAAAGATAAAAGAGGAGCGTGAGAATTGCACAGATGAGCCCTCTGTCACAAACCACGTGCCTCGGGATAATGTTGACGCTTCACCTCCGCCTTTCGAAAAAATCAACTCTACTTACTCCAAGACTTTTGTTTGCAACGTGTGCGAGAGCCCGTTCAACTCCATGAAGGAGCTCAGCGGGCATATCGCTGAGCACGCGTCGGATTGGCCCTTCAAGTGCGAGTTCTGCGTGCAGTTATTTGGCGACGCGGACGCCCTTCTCGCCCACCGGACCACGCTGCACGGGGTGGGCACCATCTTCGTGTGTTCTGCGTGTTCCAAGGAGTTTGCCTTTCTCTGCAATTTGCAACAGCACCAAAACGATCTGCATCCAAATGACGCCTGCACACATACCTCCGTGGAGAGCGGTAAACTCAGGCCGCAAAATTACACCGATCCATCCCGAGCCAAAGAAGAAATCGGCGTCTCCACGCCAGCTCGAGACACCCCCGAGGAAGGGCCAAAAGAAAATGACGCGACGCCTGCAAAGGAAGAGCCGGACGGGAATGGCGATCCGGCGAATGACGGCGCGGAGGATCCTAATGAGGAGCTCTACACCACCATAAAGATCATGGCCTCCGAAGGCGGAAAGCCCAAAGGCCCCGACGTCCGACTGGGTCAGAACCAGCATTACCCCAGTTACAAGCCTCCCCCCTTTTCCTATCACAGCCGTTCGCACGCCGGCTCCATGGCCTCCGCGACCAACTTCACCACACACAACATACCCCAGACGTTCACCACCGCCATCCGCTGCACCAAGTGCGGCAACAGCTTTGACAACATGCCGGAGCTGCACCAGCACATTTTGGCCTGCGCCAATGCCAGCGACAAAAAGCGCTACACTCCCAAAAAGAACCCCGTCCCGCTCAAGCAAATAGTCAAGTCTCCCAATGGGGTCGCGTCACCGTCAGCGGGCCAGAGTGCCTTCCGAAGAATGGGCCAGCCAAAGAGACTTAATTTTAATCAGGacctgagcaaaacaaaaatgagtgcCCTCAGTAAGAAGAAAAACCAGCTTGTCCAGAAGGCCATTTCGCAAAAGAATAAAGCCGCCACCTCGGCTAAGAAGGCCGCCGTTAAAGTCGAAGAGGAGCAAACTACCGTTTGCCCCCACTGCAGCCGGGAGTTTACTTATCAAGCCAGTCTCAGCAAGCACATGGCCGTCAGCTGCCCCATGAAGCCCGCCGCCAAAAAGGGCAAGAAAACACTTGAGGACAAGAGGAAAGTcggcgtggccggcgcggataAAAATACCAGGAAGAAAGAAAGTGAAGCGGCACAAACGGAGCCGGAACTAAAACCCCTCGGAAAAACGAGAGCTCGTAGTTCCGGTGCGGCGGAGCTAACCGAACCACCGCAGACCACTAAAGGCAAAAGTATGCAGAAGAGGCCCGCTCCGGACCCGGCGCCTGTCCCCGGAAAAAAAGCCAAGAACCAGGCTCAGGTGTCACCCACGCACTCGCCGGGTGACGCCGCGACACAAAAGCAACCTGTAAGGATGCAGCGGATGGGCAAAGCGTTGCCCAAGAGGTTAGCAGAGCCCAAATCGGTGTCACCGCCGCAACCCAAGAAAGAAGAGCGCTTCTCCCTTCGAATGAGGGAAAGGCTCGGCGGTCCAGTCACCAGGAGCTCGCAGATGGCAGCCCCCGCTGCCGAGGCCAAATCGGAGGACGCGCCGGCGCCTGAGCTGAAAGACGCTCCG GAGATGCCGATGAAGTAA